Proteins from a genomic interval of Ramlibacter algicola:
- a CDS encoding S8 family serine peptidase encodes MPRLSPRFLLLAVAFTGALAHAQLVRLPQVTLPSLPPRPDVQLPSRETLPVRLPEEAHRAARILDLRRQRPDVIELDPRGNAIRRAELLWLSPAPQALARARQAGFVVLQDTTLAELDVREVLLRAPGGLGTGDAAEQLRALDPQAPVDFNHLYVPGASGTGTGDAQLAPASGAGGALRIGLIDSGVDAQHPALRSSSVQAWGCDGRRVPADHGTAVASLLAGLQGGVQPGAALLAADVYCGDPAGASAEAVARAIAWLLRERVPVVNISLVGPPNRLLELAVAAAVRRGHLLVAAVGNDGPAAAPLYPAAYAGVVAVTAVNAAHRALPEAGQGVHVAFAARGDLLAAKPGGGLAPVRGTSYATPIVAGRLAALLREPSPDAASAAVVGLAREAIDLGARGRDPVFGFGLVGDSTGVASP; translated from the coding sequence ATGCCCCGCCTGTCGCCGCGTTTCCTGCTGCTCGCCGTCGCGTTCACGGGGGCCCTCGCCCACGCGCAGCTCGTGCGGCTGCCGCAGGTCACGCTGCCTTCGCTGCCGCCGCGGCCGGACGTGCAGTTGCCTTCGCGCGAGACGCTGCCCGTGCGGCTGCCCGAAGAGGCCCACCGCGCCGCCCGCATCCTGGATCTGCGCCGGCAGCGCCCGGATGTGATCGAACTCGACCCGCGCGGCAATGCGATCCGGCGCGCCGAACTCCTCTGGCTGTCGCCGGCGCCGCAGGCGCTGGCGCGCGCACGGCAGGCCGGCTTCGTCGTGCTGCAGGACACCACGCTCGCCGAACTGGACGTGCGCGAAGTGCTGCTGCGCGCGCCCGGCGGGCTGGGAACGGGCGACGCCGCGGAGCAGTTGCGCGCCCTGGATCCGCAGGCGCCCGTGGACTTCAACCATCTCTACGTGCCCGGCGCGTCGGGCACGGGGACGGGCGACGCGCAACTGGCGCCGGCGTCCGGAGCCGGCGGTGCGCTGCGCATCGGCCTCATCGACAGTGGCGTGGACGCGCAGCATCCAGCCCTGCGCTCCTCCTCGGTGCAGGCGTGGGGTTGCGACGGCCGTCGCGTGCCCGCCGACCATGGGACCGCCGTCGCGTCCTTGCTGGCGGGCCTCCAGGGGGGCGTGCAGCCGGGCGCGGCGCTGCTTGCCGCGGATGTGTATTGCGGCGATCCGGCCGGCGCGAGCGCGGAGGCGGTCGCGCGCGCGATCGCCTGGCTCCTGCGCGAGCGCGTGCCGGTCGTCAACATCAGCCTCGTCGGGCCACCGAACCGTCTGCTCGAACTCGCAGTGGCCGCGGCCGTCCGACGGGGGCATCTGCTCGTCGCGGCGGTGGGCAACGACGGGCCGGCGGCGGCGCCGCTGTATCCCGCCGCCTACGCTGGCGTCGTGGCGGTGACTGCGGTGAATGCAGCGCACCGCGCCCTGCCGGAGGCGGGCCAGGGCGTGCACGTCGCGTTCGCCGCACGCGGGGACCTGCTGGCCGCCAAGCCGGGAGGCGGGCTCGCTCCCGTGCGCGGCACGTCGTACGCGACCCCGATCGTCGCCGGACGGCTCGCGGCGCTGCTGCGCGAGCCGTCGCCCGACGCGGCATCGGCGGCGGTGGTGGGCCTCGCGCGCGAGGCGATCGATCTCGGTGCCCGCGGCCGCGATCCGGTCTTCGGATTCGGGCTGGTCGGCGACTCAACCGGCGTCGCCTCGCCCTGA
- a CDS encoding DUF3348 family protein, with the protein MATATPFCSPDLVRLLGGWVAAPAADMGMDFAERLALRLGPLDAIALQGLHQQLHAGRFPARRTPATLARTLGDDVERVRNALDKAIAQEVEPFFELQLPSRKGEGAQPPSMADAIGTGYQRRHAALQRQMEQMAEALRDHVRSVLSGAEPRLQQLAAMDAVLEKVLAAREQAAWPRTARVLEQRWRHWRRTHDAQAPQDVAAWTAPGGWVHAFAAEWREALRAERDLRLQPVAGLVEAAAEGHDH; encoded by the coding sequence ATGGCCACCGCAACCCCCTTCTGCAGCCCCGACCTCGTGCGCCTCCTGGGCGGATGGGTTGCCGCGCCCGCGGCCGACATGGGGATGGACTTCGCCGAGCGGCTGGCGCTGCGGCTGGGGCCGCTGGACGCGATCGCGCTGCAGGGCCTGCACCAGCAGCTGCACGCGGGGCGTTTTCCGGCGCGACGCACGCCGGCCACGCTGGCGCGCACGCTCGGCGACGACGTCGAGCGCGTGCGAAATGCGCTCGACAAGGCGATCGCGCAGGAGGTGGAACCCTTCTTCGAACTCCAGCTGCCCAGCCGCAAGGGCGAAGGCGCCCAGCCGCCGTCGATGGCCGACGCCATCGGCACCGGCTACCAGCGCCGCCACGCGGCCCTGCAGCGGCAGATGGAGCAGATGGCCGAGGCGCTGCGCGACCACGTGCGGTCGGTGCTCTCGGGCGCTGAACCGCGGCTGCAGCAACTGGCCGCCATGGACGCGGTGCTGGAAAAAGTGCTCGCCGCGCGCGAACAGGCCGCCTGGCCGCGCACGGCCCGCGTCCTGGAACAACGCTGGCGCCACTGGCGCCGCACGCACGATGCGCAGGCGCCGCAGGACGTCGCGGCCTGGACCGCGCCGGGCGGCTGGGTGCACGCCTTCGCGGCCGAATGGCGCGAGGCGCTGCGCGCCGAGCGCGACCTGCGCCTGCAACCGGTGGCCGGCCTCGTCGAGGCCGCCGCCGAAGGACACGACCACTGA
- a CDS encoding PAS domain-containing protein has protein sequence MAIETTPLPPDFHALLLEQMLEAVIVSDTQGIVRAWNRGAEMLFGYAAAEMLGQPMHGIIPERLRAAHDAGFARAVASGELRAQGKVLTTRAVPKDGRRMYVDFSFGLLRDANGQVKGVFAVGRDVTERQLAQAQARA, from the coding sequence ATGGCCATCGAGACGACGCCCCTCCCGCCCGACTTCCACGCGCTGCTGCTCGAGCAGATGCTCGAAGCCGTCATCGTGAGCGACACGCAAGGCATCGTGCGCGCGTGGAACCGCGGTGCGGAGATGCTGTTCGGCTATGCGGCCGCCGAGATGCTGGGCCAGCCGATGCACGGGATCATTCCCGAGCGCCTGCGAGCCGCGCACGACGCAGGCTTTGCGCGTGCGGTCGCGAGTGGCGAGCTGCGCGCGCAGGGCAAGGTGCTGACGACGCGCGCCGTGCCCAAGGACGGCCGCCGGATGTACGTGGACTTCTCGTTCGGCCTGCTGCGCGATGCGAACGGGCAGGTGAAGGGCGTGTTCGCCGTCGGGCGCGACGTGACCGAGAGGCAACTTGCGCAGGCGCAGGCGCGGGCCTGA
- a CDS encoding HAD family hydrolase, protein MGLDFGRIRALCFDVDGTLADTDDHIVARLATWIDAVPLVSGRRAERVARQVVMAAETPVHGAYAKLDELGWDVPLTRLRERLQAIKRRGVDPAHTRNPEAIDEVPHEMVPGVQEMLVALADRFPMCTISTGGAARVDRFLRHYGVREHFAAVIGAQTTARMKPHPEPLLHAAAQMGVAPHECLMIGDTTIDIRTGLAAQAQTVGVLCGFGTEDELRATGAHLVLRTTSDLLGVLAPAEDPLKTTASPG, encoded by the coding sequence ATGGGGCTGGACTTCGGGCGCATCCGCGCCCTCTGCTTCGACGTCGACGGCACGCTGGCCGACACGGATGACCACATCGTGGCGCGGCTGGCCACGTGGATCGACGCCGTCCCGCTGGTGAGCGGCCGCCGGGCCGAGCGCGTGGCGCGGCAGGTGGTGATGGCGGCCGAGACGCCGGTGCATGGCGCGTATGCCAAGCTCGACGAGCTGGGCTGGGACGTGCCGCTGACGCGGCTGCGCGAGCGGCTGCAGGCCATCAAGCGCCGCGGCGTCGACCCGGCGCACACGCGCAACCCGGAAGCGATCGACGAGGTGCCGCACGAGATGGTGCCGGGCGTGCAGGAGATGCTGGTCGCGCTGGCCGATCGCTTCCCGATGTGCACGATCTCCACCGGCGGCGCCGCGCGCGTGGACCGCTTCCTGCGGCACTACGGCGTGCGCGAGCACTTCGCCGCCGTCATCGGCGCGCAGACGACGGCGCGGATGAAACCGCATCCCGAGCCCTTGCTCCATGCGGCCGCGCAGATGGGCGTCGCGCCGCACGAGTGCCTGATGATCGGCGACACCACCATCGACATCCGCACCGGCCTGGCGGCGCAGGCGCAGACCGTCGGCGTGCTGTGCGGCTTCGGCACCGAAGACGAACTGCGCGCGACCGGCGCGCACCTGGTGCTGCGCACGACGTCCGACCTCCTCGGCGTGCTGGCGCCGGCCGAGGATCCGTTGAAGACGACGGCCAGCCCGGGCTGA
- a CDS encoding nitronate monooxygenase: MDTLDTRLTRQLDLRCPIVSAPMAFAAGGALAAAVTRAGGLGLIGGGYGDAAWLEQQFALAEGERVGVGFITWSLAKQPGLLDTVLRHRPRAVMLSFGDPRPFGDAIRAAGAALFCQCQDMTHVRQALEAGAIAIVAQGTEAGGHGALRGTLSFVPEVADHLAAHAPDTLLLAAGGIADGRGLAAALMLGADGVLMGTRFWATHEALVKPTHHGAILAADGDATLRTRTPDIVRQLPWPPGFTARIRRNAFTQRWHGREDALQAALDVETPRYRDAWEAGDIEQAAVWFGEAAGLVHAIEPAAEVVRRTVNEAFERLRTAPS, from the coding sequence GTGGACACGCTCGACACCCGCCTGACCCGCCAGCTGGACCTCCGATGCCCGATCGTGTCGGCGCCGATGGCGTTCGCCGCCGGCGGTGCGCTCGCAGCCGCGGTCACGCGCGCTGGCGGGCTCGGCCTCATCGGCGGCGGCTACGGCGACGCGGCGTGGCTCGAGCAGCAATTCGCGCTGGCGGAAGGCGAACGAGTCGGCGTCGGCTTCATCACCTGGTCGCTTGCGAAGCAGCCTGGCCTGCTGGACACGGTGCTGCGGCACCGTCCCCGCGCGGTGATGCTGTCGTTCGGTGACCCGCGCCCGTTCGGTGATGCGATCCGCGCCGCGGGCGCCGCCCTCTTCTGCCAATGCCAGGACATGACGCACGTCCGGCAGGCACTCGAAGCCGGCGCGATCGCCATCGTCGCGCAAGGCACCGAGGCCGGCGGCCACGGCGCGCTGCGCGGCACGCTGTCCTTCGTGCCCGAGGTCGCGGACCACCTCGCGGCCCACGCGCCCGACACGCTGCTGCTCGCCGCGGGCGGGATCGCTGATGGCCGCGGACTGGCGGCGGCGCTGATGCTCGGCGCCGACGGCGTGCTCATGGGCACGCGCTTCTGGGCGACGCACGAGGCGTTGGTGAAACCCACGCACCATGGCGCCATCCTCGCGGCCGACGGCGACGCCACCTTGCGCACGCGCACGCCCGACATCGTCCGGCAGCTACCTTGGCCGCCCGGCTTCACCGCCCGCATTCGCCGCAACGCGTTCACGCAGCGCTGGCACGGCCGGGAGGACGCGCTGCAGGCAGCGCTCGACGTCGAGACGCCGCGCTACCGCGATGCCTGGGAAGCGGGTGACATCGAGCAGGCGGCCGTGTGGTTCGGCGAAGCCGCGGGCCTGGTGCACGCGATCGAACCGGCCGCCGAGGTGGTGCGGCGCACGGTGAACGAGGCTTTCGAGCGGCTGCGCACCGCCCCCAGCTGA
- a CDS encoding RNA polymerase sigma factor yields MPDTPDDLRLQIAALLPRLRRFGRALTRSPDDADDVVQAAVEKALRRIGQWAPGTRLDSWMFRIMQTTWIDEVRARERRGRTVVHEDEAVEICASPTDAQIDALAVRKAVGQLGDDQRAVVGLVLVEGLSYKEAAEVLGIPVGTLTSRLARAREVLQRMLGDAPASTVEQEP; encoded by the coding sequence ATGCCCGACACCCCCGACGACCTGCGGCTGCAGATCGCCGCGCTGCTTCCACGGTTGCGCCGCTTCGGCCGCGCGCTGACGCGGTCCCCGGACGACGCGGACGACGTCGTGCAGGCCGCGGTGGAGAAGGCGCTGCGGCGGATCGGGCAATGGGCGCCGGGGACGCGGCTGGACAGCTGGATGTTTCGCATCATGCAGACGACATGGATCGACGAGGTGCGGGCGCGCGAGCGGCGCGGCCGGACCGTCGTGCACGAGGACGAGGCGGTGGAGATCTGCGCCTCGCCCACCGACGCGCAGATCGATGCACTCGCGGTGCGCAAGGCGGTTGGGCAACTGGGCGATGACCAGCGGGCCGTCGTCGGCCTGGTGCTGGTCGAAGGGCTGTCGTACAAGGAAGCCGCCGAGGTGCTGGGCATCCCGGTGGGCACGTTGACGAGCCGTCTCGCCCGGGCGCGCGAGGTGTTGCAGCGGATGCTGGGCGATGCGCCGGCGTCCACGGTGGAGCAGGAACCATGA
- a CDS encoding zinc ribbon domain-containing protein — protein sequence MPLYTFLCDDCGPFDVSRRIADRDAPAACPTCEADAARVMTSPRLLGMANGNAASQDGGYGRLRHAGACSCC from the coding sequence ATGCCGCTCTACACCTTCCTGTGCGACGACTGCGGGCCGTTCGACGTGTCGCGCCGCATCGCCGATCGCGACGCGCCGGCCGCGTGCCCGACGTGCGAGGCCGACGCGGCGCGCGTGATGACGTCGCCGCGGTTGCTGGGGATGGCGAACGGAAATGCAGCGTCGCAGGACGGCGGCTATGGCCGCCTGCGGCATGCGGGCGCCTGCAGCTGCTGTTGA
- a CDS encoding DUF2243 domain-containing protein has protein sequence MASSSSLRTAGLLLGIALGGFIDGILFHQVLQWHHLLSAVDDPAVQDIRVQIFADGAFHVLMYALAVAGLAMLWRARGPFGERGGGALPWAWLVLGFGAWHVADVVLFHWVLRLHHVRMDAAQPIAWDIGVALIGVAILLLGWRLLRSVPHFGGGGQGSRAALSIAVLAAGIVAALPMRNAGDDVLVVFAPSTRPASAWDALARANARVGWVDASGTVWAVRLPRREQADALYGAGAWWVGTSRIAAGCLGWSRVR, from the coding sequence ATGGCGAGCTCCTCCTCCTTGCGCACCGCCGGCCTCCTGCTGGGCATCGCCCTCGGCGGGTTCATCGACGGCATCCTGTTCCACCAGGTGCTGCAGTGGCACCACCTCCTCAGCGCGGTCGACGACCCGGCCGTGCAGGACATCCGCGTGCAGATCTTCGCGGACGGCGCCTTCCATGTGCTGATGTACGCGCTGGCGGTCGCCGGGCTGGCGATGCTGTGGCGCGCGCGGGGGCCATTCGGCGAACGGGGTGGCGGCGCGCTCCCGTGGGCGTGGCTGGTGCTGGGCTTCGGGGCTTGGCATGTGGCGGACGTTGTCCTCTTCCACTGGGTGCTGCGCCTGCACCACGTGCGCATGGACGCGGCGCAGCCGATCGCGTGGGACATCGGCGTGGCACTGATCGGGGTCGCGATCCTGCTGCTCGGTTGGCGATTGCTGCGATCGGTGCCGCACTTCGGCGGTGGAGGCCAGGGGTCACGCGCCGCGTTGTCGATCGCCGTCCTGGCCGCAGGCATCGTCGCCGCGCTGCCGATGCGCAACGCCGGCGACGACGTGCTGGTCGTGTTCGCGCCCAGCACGCGCCCCGCGTCGGCGTGGGACGCGCTCGCACGCGCCAATGCGCGCGTGGGCTGGGTCGATGCGAGCGGCACCGTGTGGGCCGTGCGGCTGCCGCGACGCGAGCAGGCGGACGCGCTGTACGGGGCCGGGGCGTGGTGGGTGGGCACCTCGCGGATTGCCGCGGGGTGCCTGGGGTGGTCGCGGGTGCGGTGA
- a CDS encoding OmpA family protein, which translates to MSVLSHEDDEGLQSTAPVWAVFGDLMAGLLGAFVLVLVGVLVVQMDLVANLNTEMQKRKQEEARRIALEKALAIPLATGRVTVSNGRIGISGSVLFATGSDQLRPDGRQLLRSLVQPLRVYLGERNELLMVSGFTDDQPVSNRNKQFADNLELSAQRALTVTRALIDEGMPSSQVFSAAFGAEQPVAANATENGRALNRRVEMAPVPRAPVPTKP; encoded by the coding sequence ATGAGCGTTCTCTCGCACGAGGACGACGAAGGGCTGCAGTCCACTGCGCCCGTCTGGGCCGTGTTCGGCGACCTGATGGCCGGCCTGCTGGGCGCGTTCGTGCTCGTGCTCGTCGGCGTGCTCGTCGTGCAGATGGATCTGGTCGCCAACCTCAACACCGAGATGCAGAAGCGCAAGCAGGAGGAGGCCCGCCGCATCGCGCTGGAGAAGGCGCTCGCCATCCCGCTGGCGACGGGCCGCGTGACCGTGAGCAATGGCCGCATCGGCATCAGCGGCAGCGTGCTGTTCGCGACGGGCAGCGACCAGCTGCGCCCCGACGGCCGCCAGCTGCTGCGCAGCCTGGTGCAGCCGCTGCGCGTCTACCTGGGCGAGCGCAACGAGCTGCTGATGGTCAGCGGCTTCACCGACGACCAGCCGGTGTCCAACCGCAACAAGCAGTTCGCCGACAACCTCGAGCTGTCCGCGCAACGCGCGTTGACCGTGACCCGCGCGCTGATCGACGAGGGCATGCCGTCGTCGCAGGTGTTCTCGGCCGCGTTCGGCGCCGAGCAGCCGGTGGCGGCGAATGCCACCGAGAACGGCCGCGCGCTGAACCGCCGCGTCGAGATGGCGCCCGTGCCGCGCGCACCTGTCCCCACCAAGCCATGA
- a CDS encoding DUF2894 domain-containing protein, with amino-acid sequence MTVRGAFTSWLPRHDASELAGARRFRHAYAQVQAVDRVAQVLARKPRNAGPLNSHTLVLQTLGKVQELSPAYLRRTVELIEALDWLEQAGTAPAPAKAPRRKR; translated from the coding sequence ATGACCGTGCGCGGCGCGTTCACCAGCTGGCTGCCGCGGCACGACGCGAGCGAACTGGCCGGCGCGCGCCGCTTCCGCCACGCGTACGCGCAGGTGCAGGCCGTCGACCGTGTCGCGCAGGTGCTGGCCCGCAAGCCGCGCAACGCCGGCCCGCTGAACTCGCACACCCTGGTGCTGCAGACCCTGGGCAAGGTGCAGGAGCTCTCGCCCGCCTACCTGCGGCGCACCGTTGAATTGATCGAAGCGCTCGACTGGCTGGAGCAGGCCGGCACGGCGCCCGCGCCGGCCAAGGCGCCGCGGCGCAAGCGCTGA
- a CDS encoding acyl-CoA dehydrogenase family protein codes for MQEGLTEEQRLIRSSAQDWLAGNYDFRQREAGVHRDGGAPAAWSAFADLGWLGLPLPEANGGFGGGPVETGVLLQAMGRHLVVEPYAAAMQAARLLALAGTPAQQERWLAGSVGGSARLALAHAEPGDVLPWEARRTRARRVDGGWRLDGAKQLVVGGAGAQRWVVSARDAEGGDLLLFFVDPASAGVAVDAYDTTDGGRAADAVFHDVALDADAIVGDAAQAKAKLGQVLAEGLVAQCWQATGAMQAVLEQATQYTQQRRQFGQSLSQFQVVQHRLAEMAVQVHEAEAACELAAMRLARDPSDGRAIAASVRNKVARAARFVSQEAVQLHGAMGVCEELPVAATFRHLLAFAQQGGAAADHAADLGAALLAHGGYARSATLEETR; via the coding sequence ATGCAGGAAGGCCTGACCGAGGAGCAGCGGCTGATCCGCTCCAGCGCGCAGGACTGGCTTGCGGGCAACTACGACTTCCGCCAGCGCGAAGCCGGCGTGCACCGGGATGGTGGCGCACCCGCCGCCTGGTCCGCCTTCGCGGACCTGGGCTGGCTGGGATTGCCGCTGCCCGAAGCCAACGGCGGCTTCGGCGGCGGGCCGGTGGAAACCGGCGTCCTGCTGCAGGCGATGGGCCGCCACCTGGTGGTGGAGCCCTATGCGGCGGCCATGCAAGCGGCGCGGCTGCTCGCACTCGCCGGCACGCCGGCGCAGCAGGAGCGCTGGCTGGCGGGCAGCGTCGGCGGCAGCGCGCGGCTCGCGTTGGCGCATGCGGAGCCGGGGGACGTGCTGCCGTGGGAAGCGCGCCGCACACGGGCGCGCCGCGTGGACGGTGGCTGGCGCCTCGACGGCGCCAAGCAGCTGGTCGTCGGCGGCGCCGGCGCGCAGCGCTGGGTCGTGTCCGCACGCGATGCGGAAGGCGGCGACCTGCTGCTGTTCTTCGTCGACCCGGCGTCCGCCGGCGTCGCCGTGGATGCGTACGACACGACCGATGGGGGTCGCGCAGCGGACGCCGTGTTCCACGACGTGGCCCTCGATGCCGATGCGATCGTCGGCGACGCGGCGCAGGCGAAGGCGAAGCTCGGTCAGGTGCTGGCCGAGGGCCTCGTGGCCCAGTGCTGGCAGGCCACGGGCGCGATGCAGGCCGTGCTGGAGCAGGCGACGCAATACACGCAGCAGCGCCGCCAGTTCGGCCAGTCGCTGTCGCAGTTCCAGGTCGTGCAGCACCGGCTGGCCGAGATGGCCGTGCAGGTGCATGAGGCCGAGGCTGCCTGCGAACTCGCCGCGATGCGGCTTGCACGGGACCCGTCCGACGGCCGCGCGATCGCCGCGTCGGTGAGGAACAAGGTGGCCCGCGCGGCGCGCTTCGTGTCGCAGGAAGCCGTGCAGTTGCATGGCGCAATGGGCGTGTGCGAGGAGCTGCCGGTGGCGGCCACGTTCCGCCATCTGCTTGCGTTCGCGCAGCAGGGCGGGGCCGCCGCGGACCATGCCGCCGACCTCGGCGCCGCGCTGCTCGCCCATGGTGGCTACGCACGCAGCGCGACGCTGGAGGAGACCCGATGA
- a CDS encoding acyl-CoA dehydrogenase family protein: MNLDLGPADRAFRDEVRAFLAAILTDDLRAGQRATTAMYPEPEISGPWQRKLQERGWLVPLWPKEWGGTGWTGLQRFIFETECALAGAPLVHPMGVRLVGPVILRFGTDAQKRDYLPRILSGADYWCQGFSEPNAGSDLASLSLRAVKDGDDYVLSGTKIWTTQAHHANKMFALVRTSNEGKRQQGISFLLLDMKSPGLTVRPIATIGGDHDVNEVFFDNVRVPQANRVGEENAGWECAKYLLEFERGAGIFSPRLRAQLKKVAEALRAPGADLQRRFGEVAADLDTFEWLELRTMAALPPGGNPGPVASILKLRASRLKQAIGELGVEALRAGAVRWRSSGPLDGGLADILVPEYCNSRAFTIFGGAAEIQLGLIAKTVLRL, translated from the coding sequence ATGAACCTCGACCTCGGCCCGGCCGACCGGGCGTTCCGCGACGAGGTGCGCGCCTTCCTCGCGGCGATCCTCACCGACGACCTGCGGGCGGGGCAGCGCGCCACGACCGCGATGTACCCGGAGCCGGAGATCTCCGGCCCGTGGCAGCGCAAGCTGCAGGAACGCGGCTGGCTCGTGCCCCTGTGGCCGAAGGAATGGGGCGGCACCGGCTGGACCGGCCTGCAGCGCTTCATCTTCGAGACCGAATGCGCGCTGGCCGGCGCGCCGCTCGTGCACCCGATGGGCGTGCGCCTGGTCGGGCCGGTGATCCTGCGCTTCGGCACCGACGCGCAGAAGCGCGACTACCTGCCGCGCATCCTCTCGGGCGCGGACTACTGGTGCCAGGGCTTCTCGGAGCCGAACGCCGGCTCCGACCTGGCGTCGCTGTCGCTGCGCGCGGTGAAGGACGGCGACGACTACGTCCTGTCGGGCACCAAGATCTGGACCACGCAGGCGCACCATGCGAACAAGATGTTCGCGCTCGTGCGCACCAGCAACGAAGGCAAGCGGCAGCAGGGCATCAGCTTCCTGCTGCTGGACATGAAGAGCCCCGGCCTGACGGTGCGGCCGATCGCGACGATCGGCGGCGACCACGACGTGAACGAAGTGTTCTTCGACAACGTGCGCGTGCCGCAGGCCAACCGGGTCGGCGAGGAGAACGCCGGCTGGGAGTGCGCGAAGTACCTGCTGGAGTTCGAGCGGGGTGCGGGCATCTTCAGCCCGCGCTTGCGCGCGCAACTGAAGAAGGTGGCCGAGGCGCTGCGTGCGCCCGGTGCGGACCTGCAACGCCGCTTCGGCGAAGTCGCTGCCGACCTCGACACGTTCGAGTGGCTGGAGTTGCGCACGATGGCGGCCCTGCCACCCGGCGGCAACCCGGGGCCGGTCGCGTCGATCCTGAAGCTGCGCGCCAGCCGCCTGAAGCAGGCGATCGGCGAGTTGGGCGTGGAGGCGCTGCGTGCCGGCGCGGTGCGCTGGCGCAGCAGCGGGCCGCTCGACGGCGGCCTGGCCGACATCCTGGTGCCGGAGTACTGCAACAGCCGCGCGTTCACGATCTTCGGCGGTGCCGCCGAGATCCAGCTGGGGCTGATCGCGAAGACCGTCCTCAGGCTCTGA
- a CDS encoding anti-sigma factor family protein, whose protein sequence is MSWTDQDVTAFADGELEAGRASAFASDLAGDAHLQARVDAVRAQRSRIASAFEGVLREPVPDRLAALLGQPAANPVDRAPERRRRADAANSPRFLPPWATWGGMAASLVLGLAVGSRLAGGGSGDLVAQRDGGLVAAGPLARALETQLAKDAAGPVQVQLTFADKQGRYCRTFTAQRMAGLACREAGSWQVAVLAPRVDATTGGLRQAASVLPGVVLATVDAQAAGGTLDAKAEGDLVQRGWR, encoded by the coding sequence ATGAGCTGGACCGACCAGGACGTGACCGCGTTCGCCGATGGCGAACTCGAGGCCGGGCGCGCGAGCGCCTTCGCATCGGACCTCGCGGGCGATGCGCACCTGCAAGCGCGCGTGGATGCCGTTCGTGCGCAGCGCTCGCGGATCGCGTCCGCGTTCGAGGGCGTGCTGCGCGAGCCGGTGCCGGACCGGCTGGCCGCGCTCCTCGGCCAGCCTGCCGCGAATCCGGTGGACCGGGCCCCTGAACGCCGCCGCCGCGCGGATGCGGCGAACAGCCCGCGATTCCTGCCGCCATGGGCGACGTGGGGCGGGATGGCGGCCAGCCTCGTGCTCGGCCTGGCCGTCGGCAGCCGCCTGGCCGGCGGCGGCAGCGGCGACCTGGTCGCGCAGCGCGATGGCGGGCTGGTGGCCGCCGGGCCGCTGGCCCGTGCGCTGGAAACGCAGCTGGCGAAGGACGCCGCGGGCCCCGTGCAGGTGCAGCTGACGTTCGCCGACAAGCAGGGCCGCTACTGCCGGACGTTCACGGCGCAGCGGATGGCTGGCCTGGCGTGCCGCGAGGCGGGCAGCTGGCAGGTTGCGGTGCTCGCGCCGCGCGTCGACGCGACGACGGGGGGACTGCGGCAAGCCGCGAGCGTCCTGCCGGGCGTGGTGCTCGCGACGGTCGATGCGCAGGCCGCGGGCGGCACGCTGGACGCGAAGGCCGAGGGCGACCTGGTCCAGCGGGGCTGGCGCTGA